Part of the Triticum aestivum cultivar Chinese Spring chromosome 4D, IWGSC CS RefSeq v2.1, whole genome shotgun sequence genome is shown below.
gtagaccttcgagtccgtagttagtagctagatggcttcctctctcttctgTGAATTCtccatacaatggtctcttggagatccatatgatgtaactcttttgcggtgtgtttgttgggatcgatgaactttgagtttatgatcagatctatctttttatatccatgaaagttatttgagtttctttgatctcttatatgcatgattgcttatagcctcgtatttcttctccgaaatttgggttttgtttggccaacttgatctatttatcttgcaatgggaagaggtgctttgtagtgggttccatcttacggtgcttgatcccaatgacagaaggggaaccgacacgtatgtatcgttgctactaaggataaaacgatggggtatatctctacatagatagatcttgtctacatcatgtcatcgttcttattgcattactccgtttctccatgaacttaatacaccagatgcatgctggatagcggtcagtgtgtggagtaatagtagtagatgcaggcaggagtcggtctactatatcttggacgtgatgcctatgtaatgatcattgcctggatatcgtcatgattatttgaagttctatcaattgcccaacagtaatttgttcacccaccgtttgctatttttttcgagagaagccactagtgaaacctacggcccccgggtctctttctcatatatttgccttcgcggtctacttttttgcatttattttcagatctattaaaccaaaaatacaaaaaataccttgctgtaatttattattatttattttatttggcgttcgatctatcaatccactataattttatctcacgtccgtctgcctatcttgaggcgccgtacccggaagggattgacaacccctttaacacatcgggttgtgaggatttgttatgtgcaggggctgtttacgttgtgttgcttggttctcctactggttcgataaccttggtttcatatctgagggaaatacctaccgctgatgtgctgcatcatcccttcctctttggggaaaaaccgacgtagcttcaagcgacatcattcgactacatcaaccacgttgtcaaacgcttccgctttcggtctacgagggtacgtggacagactctccccctctcattgctatgcatctcctagatagattttgcgtgagcgtaagaattttttaaaattgcatgctacattttccAACACTTTAATGGTCCCTTGTGGTCTTGTTGAAGGTCACACGGGGAGAATCTTACAATCTCTAATTGAGACGCGACACTGGGCTCTTACCCGCCACCGGCACCATGAAGATGATCGCATGGAATTGTCGGGGTATGGGGCGGGGACGCCGCTACGAGCGTATGACATTCTTGGCAAACCTCATCCACTCCACAAAGGCGTCAGTAATTTTTACTTCAGGAATTAAATCCTCCAAAGTTTCCTCCAGTGATCTTATAAACTGTTTTGATATCTTCGATGGTATTGTAGTTCCTTCAAGGGGATCTTTTGGAGGGTTATGGCTGATGTAGAATGATGAGTTGAGTGTCTCTGTGGATAGTGACTCGTTTTATGCTACCTTAGCAAATATAGTTCATATAGCCACGAGTATTGAGTTTGGTTTAGTATGTATCTATGGTAACCCATACCACCATGAGCCTAATGTAATATGCAAGCGGGTTGGGAATTTTGTGCATAATAACCTAGGTAAGCCTATGATATGTAAGGGAGACCTTAATGATATCATGTATGATGTAGATAAATGTAACGTCAACGTAAATTATTACCATATAGCTGCTTTCCACACGTTGGTGAAGAATCGTGGTCTCTTTGACATCAGTTACAGTAGTCCGGCTTGTACTTGGCGCAGTAGACAACATACTCTTAATCCTATTTACAAAAGTTTAGACCGTTATCTTATTAATTCTGATTGGTGTTTTGTCTGCCCTAACACGAAAGTGCTTAATTTTCCCATTATTTTGAGTGGCCATGCTCCTATTTTAATCTCTACTGATGGGCAGGCCAAAGCAATCGTTTAAGTTTGAGAATTGGTAGTTAACGAAGAGTGATTTTTAGGCTCGTGCCAAAGTAGCTTGGAATATCAATAAGAATGCACCGTTTTATGTAACGACTAATGCTTTTGCTCTATATATTAGAGAAAATTGACATGCTAGAACAAAGAGAATGGTCGTGCTGTATCACAGAAGTTGCCATGCTACATCAAAGAAAAATGCCATGCAAAAAAAGATTCGAATAGGGATTCCATGTATAAAAGCCTAATACATAGAAGTTGCCATGCTATAGATAAAAAAAAGTGCCACTACTTCAGGATTTCCATCTATGGACAATACAGAAAGTTGTCATCTGAATGAGATCTATGTAATTTTTCttttctctttgtcatcggtatgttacttgtccgagattaaGCAGTGATGCGGAAGGAGAAGGGAGCAACCAGAGTGAGCAGTTTGAGCTGTCGCGCCAGGGGTAAATGGAGCGCATGGTTTGCGACACAGGAGTCGCCACGCTGTGGATCGGACACACCATGATGTGTTGTGCTAAGAACGTTTCCAGAGAACGTTAGTTCATTATGATTTCCGAAAGTGAATGTCTTACAGAGTTATGCTTGTTTTGGGTTTCATAGATAATTGAAACCGGCCCAATGCCAAAATCTTTTGCCACCTGTAAACTCTTCTTTTTAATAGATGATAAAAAAGGCAAATCATTTGTCCCCGTTAGAAAAATATAACAAAAGTATGAGAGAAAACTTGTGTATGCTTTCTGGTGATCGAAGAAAGACTATGAAAACTTCACTTCATGGTCCATGAAGAACCTAACACTTTACATACTCTCTCCGTCCGTAACgtagtgcatataaattttttgaaaaagtCAAATTGtacaaactttgatcaagtttatggAAAAAACTATTTATATCCATAATATCAAATATATACAATATGAAAGTTCGTCTTCTGATGATCTATCTAATGATAGGTATTTGGTATTTCAAATGTATAtacttttctctataaacttggtccaAGTTTGTAAAATTTGATTTTTTGAAAAGTCTGTACACACTACattgtggaacagagggagtaccaaaGTGTCTTAAAACATCCAGACGAAGACTAACCCCATTACGCCTGGGGCTCAACATCATGATAGATTCGATGTTGGCTGATTCTTGGATAAAGCAATTGGGCGATAGGTCGGATCGCAAAAGTGCTTCTCTTCGGCAGTAAAAGAGACGATTTCCAGTGCATTCTTTTTCATGTCAACCGCAACCTGCCGTTCCTCGTCGTGTCCAGGATACATGATTCGCCTGAATATCATGTATAGAATATCTTGGTCCATGCTCAGGGTGGGGCCATACCAAATAAGGTTGCTCCAGGATAGCTTTTCTGCCTTGACTTCCGGCAGCTTAGACACCAAAAAGGAGTGCATTTCATCAGTTAACGGGATGTCATCAGTGTCCACGGTACAGCCGGCATGCCAGTCCCCTGAAGAAACTATCATATTCCAAGCAGTCGCCTTCCAGCCATAGTCGACACGTCTACCCTCCAAGCTCACGCCAtcgtcctcctccttgtcctcctcgtcgtctccatGAAAATGTATCTCAACAAACTTGAGCACGTCGCCGACGCAGACGACGTCCCGTAGCGACCGAGCGGAGCACGCCGCGAAGCGATGCTCGTTGCCGGGCATTGGGCCGGGCAGCGGGACGAAGCGCGTCGTGAAGTCCTCGTCGTCGGCGAGATTGCACACCACGATGCCCCACCAGAGGTCCACCCAGCCCAGCGAGTCTCCGCCGACGGCGATCACCTTGTCGGTCCTGTGGCTCCACACGTAGTTCTGGTCGGTGCTGGGGTCGAGCGGGGCCAGCCTCGTGCTCCAGGCCTTGGTCCTGGACGAGTAGAGCAGGAGCTCGTAGTCGCGGGCGCGGCCGCCGTCGGCGTACTTGACGCCGACGCCGACGGCCACCACGTAGGCGCCCCCGCCGCCGCGGGGCAGGATGCCGGGCGCCTTGAGGCGGTTGAagcggcggctcgtcgccggcggcggcgggagcggctCGAGCGACGACGGGCTCCCGCGGCCCGCCCCCCACCTGTACACGAGATAATGCCCCGACCGCGACCGGTTCCTGATCAAGGTGACGTGGAGAAGCGCGACGTCGCCCCCCGCGCCGACCACGGAGGAGTCGTTCTCGAAGGCCAGGGCTTCATCCTGCACGCAGCGGCAGTGGACGACGAAGGAGGAGACTTCCGGCGGGTCGAGGAGCCGGAAGGACACCTCCACCGGTCCACCTCGGGCACCGCCCGCGCCAGGTTTTCGTATTTCACCTGGGCTTTCGCGGTGGAAGCCTGGGCTGTGGCGGAGGCCAGGCTCTCCCAGCGGTACTTGCCGCATCTCGTCGCGGTGTCGAGGAGGATCCAGTCAGGAGAGCTGCTAATTGCGCTGGACCGCTGGTGGCATCATCGTGGACAATCGGCGTGGCCATGGGGCGACAAGTATCGGGAATTAATTAGGGACTCTCCTCAGATTCCTACTTTTTGAGTTACTGTATAAAATAGAGGTCGTGACTGGCGAGCCAAACATTGAATCCGTTCCGTGTTTGCATTGGACTTCTTGACCGACTGGGCGTACTGGCTATTGGTTTGGTAGTATATGTATATAGCATAATAATTGAAGCAATTTCTCTAAAATTATTATTACGAAACTAATAATCAAACTACATTTCGAACTGCAAACAGCACCGATATACAGTACAAACAAGAAACCCTCGTATTGGTCGATCACATATTTGAAACAATTAAGATGAACAGGTGAGTTACCACCCACCATAAGTTAGCTACATCGTATAATAAATACGTGAAAGGCGCAACACTGCATTGTCAATTAAGCTAACCGACTGAACAACAAAGTGTTACATGGAAACAAATTGACTATGACACAAAGCCTTGCCAAAACATTCCTTGCTAACACTAGGAGCTCAGctttcatctattcaaccagctTCAAGCTCTGCAAGAACAGACCTTACTTCCTACTACAAGCAAAGAACTCACCCTGACACTAACTTATCTCTCTTCCTCAGAAAAAGAACAAAACTTCATTATTCAGCAGAACACAAGTCACCTGCCCGTCCACACCACATGCATAGCCACTTCGAGACTCAACGCCTCAAATGTGCATTAAACAACCCCATCTTGAAGATATGTGCTGAACGAAATGCACTCAGAATCTCTCACCAAATCTGAAGAAGACGGTTCCAGCCCCAGTATTGTGATCTACGATGTACTCTCCTCTTACCAAGCCAAGCTTGACGCCAACACCATAAGAAGATCCATGGCCAACGCGTCGGAAGAACTCAGTGGGGTTCCCTTTCACATCCTTGGAACTCCCAAGGTCAGTGCCATGCTCCGCAAATCCATAAACATATGTGTTCTTCACGGGTATGCGCACCTCACCAGCAACCTGTGTGGATTAAGAGGCAAATAAACATGAGTTGCCAACAAAGCAACGACCAACATATCTTACACTAAATTATGTGATGACACATGTCAATTATTTAAACTTGTCCACCAATCTAATGAAATAGATCAAAAGAAAAGCAGTAACTCGAAAAACACAACATGATTGATGTGAaaaatgatgcaacaacaacaaagccttttgtCCCAAGCAAGATGGGGTAGGCTAGAGATGAAGACCAACAGAAAACCTGTGAAACCCCCAAAAGAAGAGAGTACATGTGAAAAATGATGCATTGGAATAATTCCAAGTTCTGTAGTATCGCCTCTGTTTCGAATTATAAGACgttttggatattttaatatggactacatacggactgaaatgagtgaacaaacacactgaaacacatctatatacatccgattcagaaaaaaaGTTAGAACCATCTTACAATTCAGAACAGAGGAAATACTACTCAGTTACTAACACATAACATACATAATTGGTGTGAAAAAATGATGAGTCAGAATAAATTCCAAGTTCTGTAGTACTCACCTCCAGAACATTCCTAGATGCACCCAGTTCACCCATACCATAGCCCCTAACTGAGTAAGGTCCTCCAAGTGTAAATGCATCATAGCTTGGCAGATCTCCTACACAACCTGCATAATGACCATGAAGAACCAACACAGCTGGCAGCGGCTTGCCAACACCTTTCTCTTGATTATTTAAATTAATGAACTTTGTCAATGTAAGCTGATGACGGTTGAAGAGTGGGCTTTTGCTTCCGATCCCAAGACCTTGATCCAACTGCAGTTAACAAGAAAAATCTCATAAGAATATATCGCCACAAAATTTCCTACAAGCGCATGATTGTATTAGACAGTAACAGAGACAAGTTCACAGGCTTGCCATTTAACAAATAAATTACAGACTGTTATTGAACATATATAATATAACGAAAACATTCACCGGAATGTGACCAAACTAATTTTATGGACTGTGTGGAACGCTCGAGGTTGAAGCAAATATTAACCATAAAGAGGTCTTGTCCTTTCCACACTATTAAGTATAGGATTTTAACCTTGTCTGGAGCCGCTTAGTAATAACTAAAGGTTTGCTTTGTGTTTTCAGAAACATAAGGCTGCAGGTCAGCATACCTGGAAAATACATCTGTCGCCAATGACTGCACCATTTACAAACTCTGTATTGTCTCGAGTAATATTTGCTTGTAGAAATGCCATTCGATCTACACCAGTACCACTGAGGGTTGTGGGAGGTCCATCCATGCTCAAGCCGCCACTAGGCATTGCCCGAGAACCATGTGTACAGATACTGTTGGTTTCATCACGTGTTGTGATTTCTTCCACGACGAGGCCATATGTGAATTTGCTCTGCCTTGTGAAGCTCTGAAATCCAGAGGTGTATTCTCCTCATGTTGAGACATTTCTTGAATAGTAGTCTATGAAAAACAAAAGATGTACAAGGTGATATCAGTTTGTGCAAACCTCTGTTATGTTGGCTTTGAATCCAACTCGGTCAACCCAGACAGGTGGAGCTTCATCCATATTGGGGCCAGCAACAAAGACAGGACTCAATTTCCTGGTGTTGAAGCAGCTAGTTTTGAAGGTGCGGTTCTTATTACGGTCATCCACACCATCCAAATACGGATGGACATATTCGAGCTTGAATGAAAGATCGTCCTAAAGACCCACAAAACACATGGATAAGCACATACATGTGGAAAAACAAAATTCAGAAGTGATAAAACTTCTCAGGAAGGAATGCTATATCCATATTAGGTTATCTAACGACTGACGAATACATGGCCAGAACAAAACAAATCAATTCTTGTTGATGATGCTAGCACGTTAGCAGACATGTACGTGTGTCTTTACACAGGGTTGCACTTTATCTAACAGTTACAACATGGACTATTCTTTTCTTCTATATCGTAGTGGGCAATTAAAGTTAAACTCTGTTTAAGGATTTTGCAGACAAAAGTGTAGAGATGTACAGATGTACACTTCCGAGATGGTAGCGTGATAAAGAAAACAGATAAATATCAGAACATGCTTAACTTATCCTGCGAGTCCTTGCCAAAAAAGATTCCTCAATGAATTATCTAACAGTAATTATAAGCAAACAAACAAAAACTACAAGAAAAGGATAACACATCACCAACTAACCTGAGGGTTGAGCAGGTTACTCGATGTAACAGAACCAACAATGGATCTGTTAAGACCATAGATGTTGCGGTGCTCAAATGACACAGTTCCTCCAGGTTGAATGGATGcctaaaagaagaagaaaaaatatcaGATCTGATAGTGCATAACAGGATTGCAATGTTCTGTAGTTTACTCATTATTAGTCATGTATTTTAAATAAAGAATTCAGAGAGAACAGAAAGCTGCAAAATCAGTAGGTATATTACCAGGGTGGGCCTGCCTTGACGTCCAGGTACGATACTCCACTCTGTGCTTACTTCAGCAGACTTTGGTTCTAATTCCTTAAGCTTAATTTCAACTACAATACCACCTTCTTTTGTCTCATCAGGACGTGGATTCACTTCTATATTGGAGAATAAAGCGAGCGAATTTATATTCTTCAGAGCTTGTTTTCCTGCTCCAATATTAAAGATATGACCAGGACGAAGCTGTAAGAGCAGCACAAGTACCAAGTTAAATGCTGAAGTCCCAGAAATAATAACAGATAATCCATTAGAAAACATTGATAGCAGCAAAATGAGCATCTGAGAATCGTGATCAAATTCAACATCACAGTTAGCATAAGAAAACACTCATCTTTATTAAAGGCATGCACAAGGAGACTGTACTAACAGTAGCAGCAAGTATGAAGCAAAAAGTGATCTGTCGTACTAAGCAATCATCAAACCATGCATCATGAAAGGGTATGGTCTTGGTTGCTACTCACC
Proteins encoded:
- the LOC123097923 gene encoding protein TOC75, chloroplastic — its product is MALTSQSLFFTPSPAGPSRRGRGRPVTMSAAASHNSQPRNNPFAVSSSAPKSESKTSKTDLALGSAIAAAASGALLLAFSGGFGGGPKGPLGGGGGWGGGGGGAGGGGGGGFWSRIFSAGAANADEKSSSDWDPHGLPANITVPLSKLSGLKRYKLSELKFFDRAAPGGGGATDAGPEDSFFEMVTLQPGGVYTKSQLLKELETLVSCGMFERVDLEGKAKPDGTLGLTVSFTESVWSAAKQFKCINVGLMAQSGQADFDQDMTEREKMDYLRKQERDYQQRVRGAMPCILPESVRGEVLAMMKKQEKVSARMLQKIRDHVQKWYHNEGFVCAQVVNFGNLNTSEVVCEVVEGDITKVEYQFQDKLGNFVEGNTQIPIIDRELPQQLRPGHIFNIGAGKQALKNINSLALFSNIEVNPRPDETKEGGIVVEIKLKELEPKSAEVSTEWSIVPGRQGRPTLASIQPGGTVSFEHRNIYGLNRSIVGSVTSSNLLNPQDDLSFKLEYVHPYLDGVDDRNKNRTFKTSCFNTRKLSPVFVAGPNMDEAPPVWVDRVGFKANITESFTRQSKFTYGLVVEEITTRDETNSICTHGSRAMPSGGLSMDGPPTTLSGTGVDRMAFLQANITRDNTEFVNGAVIGDRCIFQLDQGLGIGSKSPLFNRHQLTLTKFINLNNQEKGVGKPLPAVLVLHGHYAGCVGDLPSYDAFTLGGPYSVRGYGMGELGASRNVLEVAGEVRIPVKNTYVYGFAEHGTDLGSSKDVKGNPTEFFRRVGHGSSYGVGVKLGLVRGEYIVDHNTGAGTVFFRFGERF